Proteins encoded within one genomic window of Rhododendron vialii isolate Sample 1 chromosome 1a, ASM3025357v1:
- the LOC131318267 gene encoding uncharacterized protein LOC131318267: MIRKTNYWSEMNLTWAWRFWDAWAVRILVLLSFVLQVILSLFGNHRKYTTSLWISVLVWVAYLNADWVATIALSKISDAEGNKLWATWATLLLLHLGGTESITVYSLEDNQLWMRQLMGFVVQMFVAIYVIGMSWNNSYRSFVSLTAFVAGIARYWGRTWVLRWVSGNKYIDNLPVDHLGDNNYFTQRDNEYVHVLVVAHEHLKAFMKFLKHRGTQNEHLSMLSPRMNVASRIMWDAVEVKMGLMYDLLYTKASRVYGKWGLIFRFFSFACTEIVLIALWDQLHVRKHGLWIHLAHTNFDKMDVVVTWVLMVGALILETYAVTVMYCSNNWMTLWLIKVGGRDLVIWWSNKIPSWPFNKGKNWSNMMGQFDLLGYWLSLKVRETDVRGLSRSKRISLVVGRIIRSVFGHEYEEKWNIYLHKTAIPVRPLAYNAILHLWNPQSSYRRLFFLRDDDDHDGQLRAIWNILNQSNTFGGAFQAKIMCLHLTTTICCHRETETNDGSNSPWKQNRKVSKALSDYMMYLLIVNPSLYPIDGSDVFSMNPSLFPNDGSETLVGNIDYLDSLIGNTGEVRGACDHLLTHGSSAWCGVVRSLVTRLERINEQETRWEIMKLMWWRMLQTAASDPKIGGIRQKDAHFQGLSQGGELLTFIWFYYSP; this comes from the coding sequence ATGATAAGGAAGACAAACTACTGGAGTGAGATGAATCTAACATGGGCGTGGAGGTTCTGGGATGCATGGGCTGTTCGGATACTGGTTCTACTAAGTTTTGTTTTACAAGTCATTCTTTCTTTATTTGGAAATCATAGAAAGTATACAACGTCATTATGGATCAGTGTCCTAGTTTGGGTGGCGTACTTGAATGCGGATTGGGTGGCAACTATTGCCCTCAGCAAGATCTCAGATGCTGAAGGTAACAAGTTATGGGCCACATGGGCCACATTGCTTTTGCTACATCTTGGCGGCACCGAGAGCATAACTGTTTATTCTTTGGAAGATAATCAGTTGTGGATGAGACAACTTATGGGATTCGTGGTCCAAATGTTTGTGGCGATTTACGTTATTGGAATGTCGTGGAATAATTCATACCGATCGTTTGTTTCGCTTACGGCATTCGTAGCGGGAATCGCCAGGTACTGGGGTAGAACATGGGTTCTCAGGTGGGTGAGTGGCAATAAATACATAGATAATTTACCCGTAGATCATCTTGGAGATAATAATTATTTCACCCAGCGTGATAATGAATACGTGCATGTTTTAGTCGTGGCTCATGAACATCTGAAGGCATTCATGAAATTTCTGAAGCATCGGGGCACTCAAAACGAACATCTGTCGATGCTTTCCCCCCGTATGAATGTTGCTAGTAGAATCATGTGGGATGCAGTGGAGGTTAAAATGGGACTCATGTATGATTTGTTATACACAAAGGCAAGCCGAGTATACGGTAAGTGGGGTTTGATTTTCCGTTTTTTCAGCTTTGCATGTACGGAGATTGTGTTGATAGCTCTATGGGATCAGTTGCACGTAAGAAAACATGGTTTATGGATTCACCTCGCACACACTAACTTCGATAAGATGGACGTTGTGGTCACGTGGGTATTAATGGTAGGAGCTCTAATTTTGGAGACTTATGCAGTCACTGTAATGTATTGCTCCAATAATTGGATGACGCTTTGGCTAATTAAGGTAGGTGGTCGGGATTTGGTGATATGGTGGAGTAATAAAATACCTTCATGGCCTTTCAATAAGGGAAAGAACTGGTCTAACATGATGGGGCAGTTTGATCTACTTGGTTATTGGCTCAGCCTCAAAGTTAGAGAGACTGATGTTCGAGGTCTAAGTAGATCAAAGAGAATCAGTTTGGTGGTAGGGAGAATAATCAGGTCGGTGTTCGGGCATGAATATGAGGAGAAGTGGAATATATATCTACACAAGACTGCAATTCCTGTACGTCCTTTGGCATATAACGCGATTTTACATCTTTGGAATCCTCAGAGTAGTTATAGACGATTGTTCTTCTTACGCGATGATGATGATCATGATGGTCAACTGAGAGCCATTTGGAATATATTAAACCAAAGTAACACTTTTGGCGGGGCGTTTCAGGCGAAAATCATGTGCTTGCACCTCACAACGACAATATGCTGCCACAGAGAAACGGAAACAAATGATGGATCCAATTCCCCGTGGAAGCAAAACAGGAAAGTGTCCAAAGCTCTGTCAGATTACATGATGTATCTACTCATAGTGAACCCTTCACTGTATCCCATTGATGGATCAGACGTGTTCTCAATGAATCCTTCACTATTTCCCAATGATGGATCAGAAACGTTGGTCGGGAATATCGACTATCTGGATTCTCTTATAGGGAATACAGGGGAAGTACGCGGGGCTTGCGATCATTTGCTGACGCATGGGTCAAGTGCATGGTGTGGAGTTGTTAGAAGTTTGGTTACAAGATTGGAAAGAATTAATGAACAGGAAACGAGATGGGAAATAATGAAGCTAATGTGGTGGAGGATGCTACAGACTGCAGCTAGCGATCCAAAAATAGGAGGCATTCGTCAGAAAGATGCCCACTTCCAGGGATTAAGTCAAGGAGGCGAGCTTCTCACTTTCATTTGGTTCTATTATTCCCCGTAA